Proteins from a single region of Caldanaerovirga acetigignens:
- the spoVG gene encoding septation regulator SpoVG encodes MEVTDVRIKKVENEGRMKAIVSVTFDDEFVVHDIRIIEGEKGLFIAMPSRKTASGRFKDVAHPINKTSRAKIEQAILRQYEAGV; translated from the coding sequence TTGGAAGTAACTGACGTCCGTATAAAGAAGGTAGAAAATGAGGGCAGGATGAAGGCCATTGTTTCGGTGACGTTCGACGACGAGTTTGTGGTCCACGATATAAGGATTATAGAAGGGGAAAAAGGCCTTTTCATCGCCATGCCCAGCCGCAAGACCGCAAGTGGCCGCTTCAAAGACGTAGCTCATCCTATAAATAAAACTTCTAGAGCTAAGATTGAGCAGGCGATTTTAAGACAATATGAAGCAGGAGTGTAA
- a CDS encoding GntR family transcriptional regulator, which translates to MVGKFKSIRLDNYKPLREIVFEVLRQAIISGDLKPGERLMEVQLAEEMGVSRTPVREAIRKLELEGLVVMIPRKGAYVAGLSLKDAADVFEIRQALEGLAAALAAERITEEEIESLEKILVEINEAAEKEDVDMVIKKDAEFHQILFKATRNDRLVQIINNLKEQIDRFRVQSFTNKARIKSLMEEHKKIVEAITERNVELAKKLAEEHIEKVENNVMNILRKEMNMMEDDLPC; encoded by the coding sequence TTTAAATCGATAAGGCTTGACAATTACAAGCCCTTGAGGGAGATCGTGTTCGAAGTTTTAAGACAGGCCATAATCTCGGGAGACTTAAAACCCGGAGAGAGGCTTATGGAAGTCCAGCTTGCCGAAGAAATGGGGGTTTCCAGGACACCGGTAAGGGAAGCAATACGCAAGCTGGAACTAGAGGGCCTGGTGGTGATGATTCCAAGAAAGGGGGCTTATGTGGCGGGGCTTTCACTGAAGGATGCCGCTGATGTGTTCGAAATAAGGCAAGCTCTGGAAGGCCTTGCTGCTGCGCTGGCTGCAGAGCGAATAACCGAAGAAGAGATAGAAAGCCTTGAAAAAATTCTGGTGGAAATAAACGAAGCGGCCGAAAAAGAAGATGTGGATATGGTGATAAAAAAAGATGCCGAGTTCCACCAGATATTATTCAAAGCAACCCGGAACGACAGGCTTGTGCAGATAATAAATAACCTGAAAGAACAGATAGACCGGTTCAGAGTTCAGTCCTTTACCAACAAGGCGAGAATTAAGAGCCTTATGGAGGAACACAAAAAGATTGTGGAAGCCATAACCGAAAGGAATGTAGAACTCGCCAAAAAGTTGGCCGAAGAACACATAGAAAAGGTAGAAAACAACGTGATGAATATATTGAGAAAAGAGATGAATATGATGGAGGATGACCTGCCATGCTGA
- the glmU gene encoding bifunctional UDP-N-acetylglucosamine diphosphorylase/glucosamine-1-phosphate N-acetyltransferase GlmU, with product MDFTAIILAAGEGTRMNSSIPKVLHKVCGVPMLGHVISQAKEAGAKRIIVVVGRGAEEIKRAFEGQKVEFVLQAEQKGTGHALLQTESAVKGEETLLVLYGDMPLVTSETLKSMVEYHIRNLTAATVMTAKVKDPAGYGRIIREGYRVIAIKEEKDASQEEKAIGEINSGIYCFDGERVFEALRQVNNNNAQGEYYLTDVVEILNREGENVLAYEVQDPSEVQGVNDRIQLAMAQSVMQKRIIHRFMRGGVTFLAPDSCVVDAGVEIGRDTIIYPGVILEGKTKIGECCTIVGYSRIVDSCIGNNVEIAMCHIRESVIEDGVKIGPFANIRPGTHLMAGVKVGDFVEIKNSKVGESSKVPHLSYVGDADIGSNVNIGAGVIFVNYDGFKKHRTVVEDEAFIGCNSNLIAPVRVGHSSYIAAGSTITKDVEEGALAIARSRQENISGWARKRKEREGGNKSDGKQA from the coding sequence GTGGACTTTACTGCGATTATTTTGGCAGCCGGTGAAGGAACGCGTATGAACTCTAGCATACCTAAGGTGCTTCACAAGGTATGCGGTGTTCCCATGCTGGGACACGTGATTTCTCAGGCTAAGGAGGCCGGAGCCAAGAGGATAATTGTGGTGGTGGGCAGGGGTGCGGAGGAAATAAAAAGAGCTTTTGAAGGGCAAAAGGTGGAATTTGTCCTGCAGGCTGAACAAAAAGGTACAGGACATGCACTTTTGCAAACAGAAAGTGCAGTAAAAGGAGAAGAAACCCTCCTTGTGCTCTATGGAGACATGCCTCTTGTTACCAGCGAAACTTTAAAGTCCATGGTTGAATATCATATCCGGAACCTAACCGCTGCGACGGTGATGACGGCGAAGGTGAAGGACCCTGCGGGTTATGGGCGGATTATAAGGGAAGGGTATAGGGTGATCGCCATAAAGGAAGAGAAGGATGCGTCTCAGGAAGAAAAGGCCATCGGCGAAATAAATTCCGGCATATACTGCTTCGATGGGGAACGGGTTTTTGAAGCACTACGCCAGGTAAATAATAACAACGCACAAGGCGAATACTATCTAACGGATGTAGTGGAGATACTCAACCGAGAGGGAGAAAATGTTTTGGCCTATGAAGTTCAAGACCCGAGCGAGGTGCAGGGGGTAAACGATAGGATACAACTGGCGATGGCCCAGTCTGTAATGCAAAAGAGGATAATTCATCGCTTTATGAGGGGGGGAGTTACGTTTTTGGCCCCTGATTCTTGTGTTGTGGATGCAGGAGTTGAAATCGGAAGGGATACCATCATTTACCCCGGAGTGATCCTAGAAGGAAAAACCAAGATAGGAGAATGCTGTACGATAGTGGGATACAGCAGGATAGTAGACTCCTGCATAGGTAACAATGTGGAGATTGCCATGTGCCATATAAGGGAAAGCGTGATCGAGGATGGCGTAAAAATAGGACCTTTTGCTAACATACGTCCTGGAACCCATTTGATGGCGGGAGTTAAGGTGGGAGATTTCGTGGAAATAAAAAACAGCAAAGTTGGCGAAAGCTCTAAAGTGCCTCACCTTTCGTACGTTGGAGATGCCGATATAGGAAGCAATGTCAACATCGGTGCAGGGGTGATTTTTGTAAACTACGACGGCTTTAAAAAGCACAGAACGGTGGTGGAGGATGAGGCTTTCATAGGTTGCAACTCCAATCTTATTGCGCCGGTTAGGGTAGGGCACAGTTCCTATATAGCCGCAGGCTCCACGATAACCAAGGACGTGGAGGAAGGAGCTTTAGCAATAGCAAGGTCGCGGCAGGAAAATATATCCGGATGGGCGAGGAAACGCAAAGAACGCGAAGGAGGGAATAAAAGCGATGGAAAACAGGCTTGA
- the purR gene encoding pur operon repressor, protein MRRSKRLVLLSKFLSDNPNRIFTLKFFGEKYDAAKSSISEDLNIIKDAFYEGGEGVLETIPGAAGGVRFRIKRPKEEIENFILGLCSVLSDRSRIIPGGYLYMTDIIFSPEYSSRIGEIFAQIFVEEEPSCVLTVETKGIPLALMTAKALGVPLVVARRDSRVTEGPSVNISYVSGSSQRIQNMALPTRALSKNARVLIVDDFMKGGGTARGMMELVRQFGAEVVGVAVLVTTALPVEKLVKNYISLMVLEKIDAETGQIILKPLKFQNDKEGF, encoded by the coding sequence ATGAGGCGGAGCAAAAGGCTAGTGCTTTTATCCAAATTCTTAAGCGACAATCCCAACCGCATCTTCACATTGAAGTTTTTCGGCGAAAAGTACGATGCGGCTAAATCTTCTATAAGCGAAGATTTGAATATAATAAAGGACGCCTTTTATGAAGGCGGAGAAGGTGTATTGGAAACAATTCCCGGCGCGGCGGGTGGCGTCAGATTTCGAATAAAAAGGCCAAAAGAGGAAATCGAAAATTTTATTTTGGGGCTTTGCAGTGTTTTATCAGACCGGTCCAGGATAATCCCGGGGGGCTATCTTTATATGACTGATATAATATTTTCTCCGGAGTATTCCTCTCGAATAGGCGAAATTTTTGCTCAAATATTCGTAGAAGAAGAACCGTCCTGCGTCCTTACTGTTGAAACTAAGGGAATACCGCTGGCTTTGATGACGGCAAAAGCCCTGGGAGTGCCCCTGGTGGTGGCGAGAAGAGACAGCAGGGTAACAGAAGGGCCTTCGGTTAATATAAGCTATGTATCGGGTTCAAGCCAGAGGATTCAAAATATGGCATTGCCCACAAGGGCCCTGTCAAAGAATGCGAGGGTACTTATAGTCGACGATTTTATGAAGGGCGGAGGCACCGCCCGAGGCATGATGGAACTGGTGAGGCAGTTTGGAGCGGAAGTGGTGGGAGTGGCGGTATTGGTGACAACTGCCCTACCGGTTGAAAAACTGGTGAAAAACTATATCTCACTCATGGTGCTTGAAAAGATTGATGCTGAAACAGGCCAAATTATCTTAAAACCCCTCAAATTTCAAAACGACAAAGAAGGATTTTGA
- a CDS encoding ribose-phosphate diphosphokinase: MENRLEIFTGNANVELAREIARNLGIEVGDAVVNTFSDGEIQVKINESVRGADVFVVQPLSYPVNDHLMELLIMLDAFKRASAWRITAVIPYYGYARQDRKIRARDPITAKLVADLISTAGAHRVLTMDLHAGQIQGFFDFPVDHLMAVPILADYFRKKGIEDPVVVSPDVGGVTRARELATRLGASIAIIDKRRPEPNMAEIMNVIGKVKGKTVIMIDDIIDTAGTITLGAQALLEHGAKEIYACCTHPVLSGPAIERLSASPIKEIVVTNTIPLREHQKIDKIKVLSVAQTFAEAIKRIHNNESVSTLFD; the protein is encoded by the coding sequence ATGGAAAACAGGCTTGAAATTTTTACGGGAAACGCCAATGTGGAGCTCGCACGGGAAATAGCCAGGAATCTCGGAATCGAAGTAGGGGATGCGGTAGTAAACACATTCAGTGACGGGGAAATTCAGGTAAAGATTAACGAAAGCGTGAGGGGGGCCGACGTCTTTGTAGTTCAGCCATTGAGCTATCCAGTGAACGACCATTTGATGGAACTATTGATAATGTTGGATGCTTTCAAAAGGGCTTCTGCATGGCGCATTACAGCCGTAATACCGTATTACGGTTATGCTAGGCAGGACCGGAAGATAAGGGCACGTGACCCCATAACTGCAAAGTTGGTGGCAGACCTCATCTCAACTGCAGGAGCTCACAGGGTATTGACTATGGACCTTCATGCCGGCCAAATCCAGGGATTTTTCGATTTCCCGGTAGATCATTTGATGGCGGTGCCGATACTGGCTGACTACTTCAGGAAAAAGGGAATAGAAGACCCGGTGGTGGTGTCACCTGACGTGGGTGGAGTTACCAGGGCAAGGGAACTGGCCACAAGGCTGGGCGCATCCATCGCCATAATAGATAAGCGAAGACCCGAACCCAATATGGCCGAAATAATGAATGTAATAGGAAAAGTGAAGGGCAAGACAGTAATTATGATAGACGACATCATAGATACGGCGGGCACCATAACACTGGGAGCCCAGGCCTTGCTGGAACACGGGGCAAAAGAAATCTACGCCTGCTGTACCCATCCGGTGCTCTCGGGGCCGGCCATTGAGAGGCTTTCTGCCTCGCCCATAAAAGAAATTGTGGTGACAAACACCATACCGTTGAGAGAACACCAGAAAATTGACAAAATTAAGGTTTTGTCAGTAGCACAGACATTTGCCGAAGCGATAAAACGCATCCATAACAACGAATCGGTGAGCACTCTTTTTGATTGA
- a CDS encoding NTP transferase domain-containing protein, translating into MLKALILAGSGKNDKLKEDKETPKALIKINGREMILYILEALKKLDYIEKIVVVGPEKKLSSVIKNYEVEIVQQGYELIDNVIKGLECFSDEDEVLILTSDIPMITPEALDDFVKRAKESDAEFAYPIISKEDTERKFPGVKRTYVKVKEGTFTGGNAVLVKVGSGKKCLNKARDFFIYRKSPWKLAAILGIPVVLKFLLGRITISEIEKRVFELFGINARAVISRFPELGSDVDKESDLELARRVLAREVLQ; encoded by the coding sequence ATGCTGAAGGCCCTTATTTTGGCCGGAAGCGGAAAAAACGATAAGTTGAAAGAGGATAAAGAAACCCCTAAGGCATTGATTAAAATAAACGGGCGCGAGATGATTCTTTATATTTTAGAGGCCCTGAAAAAACTTGATTACATAGAAAAAATTGTTGTAGTGGGACCTGAAAAAAAACTGAGCTCGGTAATTAAAAATTACGAAGTTGAAATAGTCCAGCAAGGCTATGAACTCATAGACAACGTAATAAAAGGTCTTGAATGTTTTTCAGACGAAGATGAAGTTCTGATTTTGACTTCAGATATTCCGATGATAACGCCGGAAGCCTTGGATGATTTTGTGAAAAGGGCAAAAGAGTCTGACGCTGAGTTTGCATACCCCATAATTTCAAAGGAAGATACTGAAAGAAAGTTTCCCGGGGTGAAGAGGACTTACGTAAAGGTAAAGGAAGGGACGTTTACCGGGGGCAATGCGGTTTTAGTCAAGGTTGGCAGCGGCAAAAAGTGCCTTAACAAGGCCAGGGATTTTTTTATTTACAGGAAGAGTCCTTGGAAGCTGGCTGCTATTTTAGGAATACCAGTAGTGCTGAAGTTCTTATTGGGACGGATTACCATTTCCGAAATTGAAAAAAGGGTCTTTGAACTTTTTGGCATAAACGCCCGGGCTGTAATAAGTAGATTCCCTGAGTTAGGCAGCGATGTGGACAAGGAAAGCGATCTGGAGCTTGCACGAAGAGTACTGGCGCGGGAGGTACTACAATGA